The following are encoded in a window of Dryobates pubescens isolate bDryPub1 chromosome 25, bDryPub1.pri, whole genome shotgun sequence genomic DNA:
- the PLBD2 gene encoding putative phospholipase B-like 2 isoform X1 — protein sequence MALLRGVPVAMLRGVLVAALAAAISGTVAAAASPPLSRNVSVLLEPGSERLRVLPGRHPAAVAWASLDDRIHTVGWAFLEVTTNASYNDSLQAYAAGLAEAAVSEQLMYMHWMNTMVGYCGPFKYQSEYCEKLRSYLEANLGWMEEQMGKGQDPEYWHQVHLALLQLKGLEDSYNRRLDFPQGRFTLSPFGFLLLQLGGDLEDLESALNRSSSHRVLGSGSCSALLKLLPGHQDLLVAHDTWTSYQSMLRIIKKYTLPFRVSAGGSSQIPGSVQVFSSYPGTIFSEDDFYILSSGLVALETTIGNNNPALWKYLEPEGSVLEWLRNIVANRLARSGPEWAAIFRRFNSGTYNNQWMVVDYKAFTPGRADPPQGLLTVLEQIPGLVMVADQTELLYQQGYWASYNLPFFEEIFNASGTPELVRKYGDWFSYDKNPRAQIFRRNQTLVHDLDSMIRLMRSNNYLQDPLARCKGCDPPQNAENAISARSDLNPSNGTYPFPALRQRCHGGTDMKVTSSGMVPTFGLVAASGPAWDDVPPFRWSTSPCSTLLHMGHPDLWTFHPIKVHWD from the exons ATGGCGCTGCTCCGGGGGGTGCCGGTGGCCATGCTccggggggtgctggtggccgcCCTGGCCGCTGCGATATCCGGGACTGTCGCAGCCGCCGCCTCCCCGCCGCTGTCCCGCAATGTCTCCGTGCTGCTGGAGCCCGGCTCGGAGCGGCTCCGTGTCCTGCCCGGCCGCCACCCAGCCGCCGTTGCCTGGGCCAGCCTGGATGACCGCATCCACACCGTCGG CTGGGCCTTCCTGGAGGTGACCACCAACGCCTCGTACAATGACAGCCTGCAAGCCTACGCTGCTGGGCTTGCTGAGGCCGCTGTCTCTGAGCAG CTGATGTACATGCACTGGATGAACACCATGGTGGGCTACTGTGGCCCCTTCAAGTACCAGAGCGAGTACTGTGAGAAGCTGCGGAGCTACCTGGAGGCCAACCTGGGCTGGATGGAGGAGCagatggggaaggggcaggatcCTGAGTACTGGCATCAG gtgcaccttgccctgctgcagctgaaggggctggaggacaGCTACAACAGGCGCCTGGActtcccccagggcaggttcaccTTGTCACCCTTTGGCTTCCT CCTGCTGCAACTGGGGGGTGACCTGGAGGACCTGGAGTCTGCTCTGAACCGCTCCTCCTCACACCGTGTCCTGggctcaggctcctgctctgccctcctgaagctgctgccaggccaccaGGATCTCCTGGTCGCCCACGACACCTGGACCTCCTACCAGTCCATGCTGCGCATCATCAAGAAGTACACACTGCCCTTCCGCGTCTCGGCCGGCG gCAGTTCTCAGATCCCTGGCAGCGTCCAAGTGTTCTCCTCCTACCCTGGCACCATCTTCTCCGAGGATGACTTCTACATCCTCAGCAGCGGGTTG GTAGCTCTGGAAACCACCATTGGGAACAACAACCCAGCGCTGTGGAAGTACCTGGAGCCAGAGGGCAGCGTCCTGGAGTGGCTGAGGAACATCGTGGCCAACCGGCTGGCCCGCAGCGGTCCTGAGTGGGCTGCCATCTTCCGGCGCTTCAACAGTGGCAC GTACAACAACCAGTGGATGGTGGTGGACTACAAGGCTTTCACGCCAGGGAGAGCAGACCCGCCGCAGGGCTTGCTGactgtgctggagcagatccc GGGCCTGGTGATGGTGGCCGATCAGACGGAGCTGCTGTACCAGCAGGGCTACTGGGCCAGCTACAACCTGCC GTTCTTTGAGGAGATCTTCAACGCCAgtgggaccccagagctggtgaggaagTACGGCGACTGGTTCAGCTACGACAAGAACCCGCGCGCCCAGATCTTCCGGCGCAACCAGACCCTGGTCCACGacctggactccatgatccgtCTGATGAG GTCAAACAACTATCTGCAGGACCCACTGGCACGCTGCAAGGGCTGTGACCCGCCCCAGAATGCTGAGAATGCCATCTCTGCCCGCTCTGACCTCAACCCCTCCAACGGCACCTACCCCTTCCCCGCCCTGCGCCAGCGCTGCCATGGGGGCACCGACAtgaag GTCACCTCCTCGGGCATGGTGCCCACCTTtgggctggtggctgccagCGGACCCGCCTGGGACGATGTGCCCCCCTTCCGCTGGAGCACGtcaccctgcagcaccctgctgcacaTGGGTCACCCTGACCTCTGGACCTTCCACCCCATCAAGGTCCACTGGGACTGA
- the PLBD2 gene encoding putative phospholipase B-like 2 isoform X2 → MYMHWMNTMVGYCGPFKYQSEYCEKLRSYLEANLGWMEEQMGKGQDPEYWHQVHLALLQLKGLEDSYNRRLDFPQGRFTLSPFGFLLLQLGGDLEDLESALNRSSSHRVLGSGSCSALLKLLPGHQDLLVAHDTWTSYQSMLRIIKKYTLPFRVSAGGSSQIPGSVQVFSSYPGTIFSEDDFYILSSGLVALETTIGNNNPALWKYLEPEGSVLEWLRNIVANRLARSGPEWAAIFRRFNSGTYNNQWMVVDYKAFTPGRADPPQGLLTVLEQIPGLVMVADQTELLYQQGYWASYNLPFFEEIFNASGTPELVRKYGDWFSYDKNPRAQIFRRNQTLVHDLDSMIRLMRSNNYLQDPLARCKGCDPPQNAENAISARSDLNPSNGTYPFPALRQRCHGGTDMKVTSSGMVPTFGLVAASGPAWDDVPPFRWSTSPCSTLLHMGHPDLWTFHPIKVHWD, encoded by the exons ATGTACATGCACTGGATGAACACCATGGTGGGCTACTGTGGCCCCTTCAAGTACCAGAGCGAGTACTGTGAGAAGCTGCGGAGCTACCTGGAGGCCAACCTGGGCTGGATGGAGGAGCagatggggaaggggcaggatcCTGAGTACTGGCATCAG gtgcaccttgccctgctgcagctgaaggggctggaggacaGCTACAACAGGCGCCTGGActtcccccagggcaggttcaccTTGTCACCCTTTGGCTTCCT CCTGCTGCAACTGGGGGGTGACCTGGAGGACCTGGAGTCTGCTCTGAACCGCTCCTCCTCACACCGTGTCCTGggctcaggctcctgctctgccctcctgaagctgctgccaggccaccaGGATCTCCTGGTCGCCCACGACACCTGGACCTCCTACCAGTCCATGCTGCGCATCATCAAGAAGTACACACTGCCCTTCCGCGTCTCGGCCGGCG gCAGTTCTCAGATCCCTGGCAGCGTCCAAGTGTTCTCCTCCTACCCTGGCACCATCTTCTCCGAGGATGACTTCTACATCCTCAGCAGCGGGTTG GTAGCTCTGGAAACCACCATTGGGAACAACAACCCAGCGCTGTGGAAGTACCTGGAGCCAGAGGGCAGCGTCCTGGAGTGGCTGAGGAACATCGTGGCCAACCGGCTGGCCCGCAGCGGTCCTGAGTGGGCTGCCATCTTCCGGCGCTTCAACAGTGGCAC GTACAACAACCAGTGGATGGTGGTGGACTACAAGGCTTTCACGCCAGGGAGAGCAGACCCGCCGCAGGGCTTGCTGactgtgctggagcagatccc GGGCCTGGTGATGGTGGCCGATCAGACGGAGCTGCTGTACCAGCAGGGCTACTGGGCCAGCTACAACCTGCC GTTCTTTGAGGAGATCTTCAACGCCAgtgggaccccagagctggtgaggaagTACGGCGACTGGTTCAGCTACGACAAGAACCCGCGCGCCCAGATCTTCCGGCGCAACCAGACCCTGGTCCACGacctggactccatgatccgtCTGATGAG GTCAAACAACTATCTGCAGGACCCACTGGCACGCTGCAAGGGCTGTGACCCGCCCCAGAATGCTGAGAATGCCATCTCTGCCCGCTCTGACCTCAACCCCTCCAACGGCACCTACCCCTTCCCCGCCCTGCGCCAGCGCTGCCATGGGGGCACCGACAtgaag GTCACCTCCTCGGGCATGGTGCCCACCTTtgggctggtggctgccagCGGACCCGCCTGGGACGATGTGCCCCCCTTCCGCTGGAGCACGtcaccctgcagcaccctgctgcacaTGGGTCACCCTGACCTCTGGACCTTCCACCCCATCAAGGTCCACTGGGACTGA